In Nocardioides conyzicola, one genomic interval encodes:
- the fdxA gene encoding ferredoxin, with the protein MTYVISQPCVDLKDRACVDECPVDCIYEGKRMLYIHPDECVDCGACEPVCPVEAIFYEDDVPEESKSYYEANVHFFDDLGSPGGAAKMGEIDHDHPLIAALPPQETEH; encoded by the coding sequence GTGACCTACGTCATCTCCCAGCCGTGCGTCGACCTCAAGGACCGCGCGTGCGTTGACGAGTGTCCCGTCGACTGCATCTACGAAGGCAAGCGGATGCTCTACATCCACCCCGACGAGTGCGTCGACTGTGGCGCCTGCGAGCCCGTCTGCCCGGTCGAGGCGATCTTCTACGAGGACGACGTCCCCGAGGAGTCCAAGAGCTACTACGAGGCCAACGTCCACTTCTTCGACGACCTCGGCTCGCCGGGTGGCGCCGCCAAGATGGGCGAGATCGACCACGACCACCCGCTGATCGCCGCGCTGCCTCCGCAGGAGACCGAGCACTGA
- a CDS encoding GNAT family N-acetyltransferase translates to MTKHMLGPHVVGQRVVVRRVLRGETGPSGGPALTDLLGNCLAWGDGGCVVQPETGPAVTIALADIVSGKPVPPRPSPRHRVTPLDAQRRALALWPDLATEPLGDWTLRHSPTSTARRANSVLAVGPSGVDGDYHRVVDFYATRTGRPIAAVLPDSAEDALFRSHGWVLESHDADTLFQIASVAQAARVVSRLAPPAPPPPVTYDEAGDVVTVRLGDRASGVAAYGEDWVGFRSIEVAPAHRRQGLGVAVMAALLEWGAEQGASTAYLQVLGDNVAALGLYERLGFVTHHAYRYLTPA, encoded by the coding sequence GTGACCAAGCACATGCTTGGTCCGCACGTCGTCGGGCAGCGCGTCGTGGTCCGCCGGGTGCTCCGCGGCGAGACCGGTCCGAGCGGCGGCCCAGCCCTCACGGACCTGCTCGGGAACTGCCTCGCGTGGGGCGACGGCGGCTGCGTCGTGCAGCCCGAGACCGGGCCCGCCGTGACGATCGCGCTCGCCGACATCGTGTCCGGCAAGCCCGTGCCGCCACGTCCGTCGCCCCGGCACCGGGTCACCCCGCTGGACGCGCAGCGCCGCGCCCTCGCGCTGTGGCCGGACCTCGCCACGGAGCCCCTGGGCGACTGGACCCTGCGCCACTCCCCCACGTCGACGGCCCGTCGCGCCAACTCCGTGCTGGCGGTCGGCCCGTCGGGCGTCGACGGCGACTACCACCGCGTCGTCGACTTCTACGCCACCCGGACCGGGCGGCCGATCGCGGCCGTGCTGCCGGACTCGGCGGAGGACGCGCTCTTCCGTAGCCACGGCTGGGTGCTGGAGAGCCACGACGCCGACACGCTCTTCCAGATCGCGTCCGTGGCCCAGGCCGCACGGGTGGTGTCGAGGCTCGCTCCGCCCGCACCCCCGCCACCGGTCACGTACGACGAGGCCGGCGACGTCGTCACCGTGCGGCTCGGCGACCGGGCCAGCGGCGTGGCGGCGTACGGCGAGGACTGGGTGGGGTTCCGCAGCATCGAGGTCGCTCCCGCGCACCGCCGCCAGGGGCTCGGCGTGGCCGTGATGGCCGCGCTGCTCGAGTGGGGCGCCGAGCAGGGCGCGAGCACGGCGTACCTCCAGGTGCTCGGCGACAACGTCGCGGCCCTCGGTCTCTACGAGCGGCTCGGGTTCGTCACGCACCACGCCTACCGCTACCTGACGCCGGCCTAG
- a CDS encoding DUF389 domain-containing protein — protein sequence MVLHFRLTSPPTLTEQVVHLLTEQEWVTNVTLQEGVVVQPPGDLVECDVAREKAGVLLNKLNGLGLDEVGGIVVTTPTGTPYAAARRLEAAAPGHPDDAVIWEAVEAQAEAGAIPTVSFHVFLVLAVALASIAVITDSAVLVVGAMVVGPEYSAVAACCAGIALGRWSLFGRGVRLLVLSFVFAIVVVALLALAARGLGMVTLDEVTRPRPNTGFIWHPDKWSFVVALIAGAAGALALALSKTATLVGVFISVTTVPAAGNLALGLAFWDRSEMAGSGEQLVVNIVGMQIAGTVVLLLMRWCWPGVTAASERVFGRQSDLGTG from the coding sequence GTGGTCCTGCACTTCCGTCTGACGTCGCCGCCGACGCTCACCGAGCAGGTCGTGCACCTCCTGACCGAGCAGGAGTGGGTCACCAACGTGACGCTCCAGGAAGGTGTGGTCGTCCAGCCCCCGGGTGACCTGGTCGAGTGCGACGTGGCGCGCGAGAAGGCCGGCGTCCTGCTCAACAAGCTCAACGGTCTCGGTCTCGACGAGGTCGGCGGCATCGTGGTCACGACGCCGACCGGCACGCCGTACGCCGCGGCGCGCCGCCTGGAGGCGGCCGCTCCCGGCCACCCCGACGACGCCGTGATCTGGGAGGCGGTCGAGGCGCAGGCCGAGGCGGGGGCGATCCCGACGGTCTCCTTCCACGTCTTCCTGGTGCTCGCGGTCGCGCTTGCCTCGATCGCGGTGATCACCGACTCGGCCGTGCTGGTCGTCGGGGCGATGGTCGTCGGTCCCGAGTACAGCGCGGTGGCGGCCTGCTGCGCGGGCATCGCGCTCGGCCGGTGGAGCCTCTTCGGCCGCGGCGTCCGGCTCCTGGTGCTGTCCTTCGTCTTCGCGATCGTGGTCGTCGCGCTGCTGGCCCTGGCGGCCCGGGGACTCGGCATGGTGACCCTCGACGAGGTGACCCGGCCCCGACCCAACACAGGCTTCATCTGGCACCCGGACAAGTGGTCCTTCGTGGTCGCGCTGATCGCCGGCGCCGCGGGCGCGCTGGCGCTGGCGCTGTCGAAGACCGCGACGCTGGTCGGGGTCTTCATCAGCGTGACCACGGTGCCCGCCGCCGGCAACCTGGCGCTCGGGCTCGCCTTCTGGGACCGCAGCGAGATGGCCGGGTCTGGCGAGCAGCTGGTCGTCAACATCGTCGGCATGCAGATCGCGGGGACCGTCGTGCTGCTGCTGATGCGGTGGTGCTGGCCCGGAGTGACCGCGGCGTCCGAGCGCGTCTTCGGCCGGCAGTCCGACCTCGGCACCGGCTAG
- the aspS gene encoding aspartate--tRNA(Asn) ligase: MQRTLCSALPTTPPGETVRLQGWVHRRRELATVAFLVLRDRSGLAQVVVRDGSALPPEETTVEVVGTATANPQAPGGIEITDPVVTPLTEPAATPPVELWRPELNASLPTLLDHAPVAWRHPAQRARWELAAASVRGFRSTLDAAGFTEVQTPKFVASATESGANVFEVDYFGRPAYLAQSPQFYKQQLVGVFERVYEVGPVFRAEPHDTVRHLAEYVSLDVELGFIDDHRDVLAVLREVVAGMVAGVHEHAPAAVERSGARVPVVPEEIPVIHFRDALAMVGAPEDEPDLAPEHERALGAWALEEHGSDFLAVEGYPMAKRPFYTHPEPGDGRWSNSFDLLFRGLELVTGGQRLHRPSAYDAAIRARGEDPATYAPYLQAFEHGMPPHGGFAIGLERWTARLTGVANIREVTLFPRDLHRLTP, encoded by the coding sequence ATGCAACGCACGCTCTGCTCTGCCCTACCGACCACCCCGCCCGGCGAGACCGTCCGGCTGCAGGGATGGGTCCACCGTCGCCGCGAGCTGGCCACGGTGGCCTTCCTGGTGCTCCGCGACCGCAGCGGCCTCGCCCAGGTCGTCGTCCGCGACGGCAGCGCGCTGCCGCCGGAGGAGACGACCGTCGAGGTCGTGGGCACGGCGACCGCCAACCCGCAGGCACCCGGCGGCATCGAGATCACCGACCCGGTGGTCACGCCGCTCACCGAGCCAGCGGCCACACCGCCGGTCGAGCTCTGGCGGCCCGAGCTGAACGCCTCGCTGCCGACCCTGCTCGACCACGCCCCCGTCGCCTGGCGGCACCCGGCGCAGCGCGCACGGTGGGAGCTGGCCGCCGCCTCGGTCCGCGGCTTCCGCTCGACCCTGGACGCCGCCGGCTTCACCGAGGTCCAGACCCCGAAGTTCGTGGCCTCGGCGACCGAGTCCGGCGCCAACGTCTTCGAGGTCGACTACTTCGGGAGGCCGGCGTACCTCGCGCAGAGCCCGCAGTTCTACAAGCAGCAGCTGGTGGGCGTCTTCGAGCGGGTCTACGAGGTCGGGCCGGTCTTCCGCGCCGAGCCGCACGACACCGTGCGGCACCTGGCCGAGTACGTCTCGCTCGACGTGGAGCTCGGCTTCATCGACGACCACCGCGACGTGCTCGCCGTCCTGCGCGAGGTGGTCGCGGGCATGGTCGCCGGGGTGCACGAGCACGCGCCCGCGGCGGTCGAGCGGTCCGGCGCGCGGGTGCCGGTCGTGCCCGAGGAGATCCCGGTGATCCACTTCCGCGACGCGCTCGCGATGGTCGGCGCGCCCGAGGACGAGCCCGACCTGGCCCCCGAGCACGAGCGGGCCCTGGGCGCGTGGGCGCTGGAGGAGCACGGCAGCGACTTCCTCGCGGTCGAGGGCTACCCGATGGCGAAGCGGCCGTTCTACACGCACCCCGAGCCCGGCGACGGACGGTGGAGCAACAGCTTCGACCTGCTCTTCCGCGGGCTGGAGCTGGTCACCGGCGGGCAGCGGCTGCACCGTCCGTCGGCGTACGACGCCGCGATCCGTGCGCGCGGGGAGGACCCGGCGACGTACGCGCCCTACCTGCAGGCGTTCGAGCACGGCATGCCGCCCCACGGCGGGTTCGCGATCGGCCTGGAGCGCTGGACGGCACGGCTCACGGGAGTCGCCAACATCCGGGAGGTGACGCTCTTTCCCCGGGACCTCCATAGGCTCACCCCATGA
- a CDS encoding AGE family epimerase/isomerase, with translation MSWVAGETDRLWEFARASVHPDGGFAWLDDEGRPELDRPVELWITCRMTHVFALAHLAGRPYAAELVDHGIAALTGRMRDAVHGGWWAQVGPDGPVTRDKTAYEHAFVVLAASSAAAAGRPGASELLADALDVVDRHFWDDEAGMVVEQWDESWTELDDYRGVNANMHSVEALLAAADVTGDTVLRERAARIVTTVVHGFARDHQWRLAEHYDGHWRPLLDYNRDQPAHPFRPYGATIGHWFEWSRLTLGLRATLGADAPDWMLEDAVALFDAGVREGWAVDGAAGFVYTIDWDGKPVVRQRMHWVVTEALAAASTLGQVTGDPAYAVCEQVWWTYAEQYLVDQARGSWHHELDPANHPAASTWGGKPDVYHAVQATLVPRLPVSPSFATALREGLSRPV, from the coding sequence ATGAGCTGGGTTGCCGGAGAGACGGACCGCCTGTGGGAGTTCGCCCGGGCATCGGTGCACCCGGACGGCGGCTTCGCGTGGCTCGACGACGAGGGCCGCCCCGAGCTCGACCGACCGGTCGAGCTGTGGATCACCTGCCGGATGACGCACGTCTTCGCGCTCGCGCACCTGGCGGGCCGGCCCTACGCCGCCGAGCTCGTCGACCACGGCATCGCCGCTCTGACGGGCCGGATGCGCGACGCCGTCCACGGGGGCTGGTGGGCGCAGGTCGGCCCGGACGGGCCGGTCACCCGGGACAAGACGGCGTACGAGCACGCGTTCGTCGTGCTGGCCGCCTCGTCCGCCGCGGCGGCGGGGCGCCCGGGCGCGTCCGAGCTGCTGGCCGACGCGCTCGACGTCGTCGACCGGCACTTCTGGGACGACGAGGCGGGGATGGTCGTCGAGCAGTGGGACGAGTCCTGGACGGAGCTGGACGACTACCGCGGCGTCAACGCCAACATGCACTCCGTCGAGGCGCTGCTCGCGGCCGCCGACGTCACCGGCGACACCGTGCTGCGGGAGCGGGCAGCGCGGATCGTGACGACGGTCGTGCACGGTTTCGCGCGCGACCACCAGTGGCGCCTCGCGGAGCACTACGACGGGCACTGGCGGCCGCTGCTCGACTACAACCGGGACCAGCCCGCGCACCCCTTCCGGCCGTACGGCGCGACGATCGGGCACTGGTTCGAGTGGAGCCGGCTGACGCTCGGGCTGCGCGCGACACTCGGCGCCGACGCGCCGGACTGGATGCTCGAGGACGCCGTCGCTCTCTTCGACGCCGGCGTGCGCGAGGGCTGGGCCGTGGACGGGGCCGCCGGCTTCGTCTACACGATCGACTGGGACGGCAAGCCGGTCGTCCGGCAGCGGATGCACTGGGTCGTCACCGAGGCGCTCGCCGCCGCCTCGACGCTCGGGCAGGTCACCGGCGACCCGGCGTACGCCGTCTGCGAGCAGGTCTGGTGGACGTACGCCGAGCAGTACCTGGTCGACCAGGCGCGCGGGTCGTGGCACCACGAGCTCGACCCGGCCAACCACCCGGCCGCCAGCACCTGGGGCGGGAAGCCGGACGTCTACCACGCGGTCCAGGCGACGCTCGTGCCGCGGCTGCCTGTCTCGCCGTCGTTCGCGACGGCGCTGCGGGAGGGGCTCAGCAGGCCGGTCTGA
- a CDS encoding esterase/lipase family protein: MRRILVTLLAPLLVGLLGLAAPASAAAPAYPTSPFGEPTGANDWTCRPTAGRPTPVIIVHGTFGDRKSLLDDLSSAMVDQGYCVYSLDYGNRGTGDIVDSAKQLKKFVGKVRRATGAAKVSMVGHSQGGMMPRYYIRFLGGKRVVDDLVGLSPSNHGTTIVGDSDNPLTGGFCPACSQQAAGSPFLTRLNKGDETPGRVSYTQITTRYDEVVVPYTSAYLAAGPRTTNVTIQDLCPAEVVEHVLIPMSRTAIAVTLDALDHRGPADPGFRPAC, encoded by the coding sequence ATGCGACGCATCCTGGTCACCCTGCTCGCCCCGCTGCTCGTCGGTCTGCTCGGCCTCGCAGCTCCGGCGTCCGCCGCGGCCCCGGCGTACCCGACGTCGCCGTTCGGTGAGCCCACCGGCGCCAACGACTGGACGTGCCGGCCGACCGCCGGTCGGCCGACGCCGGTGATCATCGTGCACGGCACCTTCGGCGACCGGAAGAGCCTGCTCGACGACCTCTCGTCGGCGATGGTCGACCAGGGCTACTGCGTCTACTCGCTCGACTACGGCAACCGGGGGACCGGCGACATCGTCGACTCGGCCAAGCAGCTCAAGAAGTTCGTGGGCAAGGTACGCCGGGCCACGGGCGCGGCGAAGGTCTCGATGGTCGGCCACTCGCAGGGCGGGATGATGCCGCGCTACTACATCAGGTTCCTGGGTGGGAAGAGGGTCGTCGACGACCTCGTCGGCCTCTCGCCGTCCAACCACGGCACCACGATCGTCGGCGACTCGGACAACCCCCTCACCGGCGGCTTCTGCCCGGCGTGCAGCCAGCAGGCGGCCGGCTCGCCGTTCCTGACCAGGCTCAACAAGGGCGACGAGACGCCGGGCCGGGTCAGCTACACCCAGATCACCACGCGGTACGACGAGGTCGTGGTGCCGTACACGTCGGCCTACCTCGCCGCCGGGCCGCGCACCACCAACGTCACCATCCAGGACCTCTGCCCGGCGGAGGTCGTCGAGCACGTCCTGATCCCGATGAGCCGGACGGCGATCGCGGTCACCCTCGACGCACTCGACCACCGAGGGCCTGCCGACCCGGGGTTCAGACCGGCCTGCTGA
- a CDS encoding VanW family protein, protein MTKPSSDRESAGGKVVLLLLGGLLVLVAGAYVAAYVAAGDKLPRGTSVAGVEIGGKTPAQAEAALTDGLADRVDRPIPVSIDGSSATVDPADAGFAVDVEATVEQAGGGKSWAPGHLWDYWTGGDDQDPVVTVDEKAFDGALDALADEVGTAATDGGVAFKRGRIVTTDPAPGQGFDPETTRTALLGSYLSEDDDVAELETAVVQPDIDDADVQKALDTFANPAMSGPVTLVFGDSPVELQPSQFSAALAMKAEDGQLVPDLDTTKLTSLVESGVSEDDKPVDATVALVDGKPKVVPAKPGVTFDPDDVSKAFLQLVTSKGDDRSMKVKATVAEPDFTTADAQALKIDERVSTFTTYYPYAEYRNVNIGRAAELIDGTVLKPGDTFSLNDIVGERTRENGFTTGFIISNGLFKEDLGGGVSQMATTTFNAMYFAGLKDIEHKPHSVYIDRYPEGREATVAWGSVDLRFQNDTDYGVLVHATVQPGSSSSQGVVTVSMYSTKTWDITSKTGARYNYRSPKTQTQNTADCVPNTGYDGFDVDVTRYFHKPGSDAVEKSERFHTSYIASDTVICKPPKADD, encoded by the coding sequence GTGACGAAGCCCTCCAGTGACCGCGAGTCCGCCGGCGGCAAGGTCGTGCTGCTCCTGCTCGGCGGCCTGCTGGTCCTGGTCGCCGGGGCGTACGTCGCGGCGTACGTCGCGGCCGGCGACAAGCTCCCGCGCGGCACCAGCGTCGCGGGGGTGGAGATCGGTGGCAAGACCCCGGCCCAGGCCGAGGCGGCCCTGACCGACGGCCTCGCCGACCGGGTCGACCGCCCCATCCCCGTGAGCATCGACGGCTCGTCGGCGACGGTCGACCCAGCGGACGCCGGCTTCGCCGTCGACGTCGAGGCGACCGTCGAGCAGGCCGGCGGCGGCAAGAGCTGGGCACCCGGCCACCTCTGGGACTACTGGACCGGCGGTGATGACCAGGACCCCGTCGTCACGGTCGACGAGAAGGCCTTCGACGGCGCCCTGGACGCCCTGGCCGACGAGGTCGGCACGGCGGCGACCGACGGCGGGGTGGCGTTCAAGCGCGGCCGCATCGTCACCACCGACCCGGCTCCCGGCCAGGGCTTCGACCCCGAGACGACCCGGACCGCGCTGCTCGGGTCCTACCTCTCTGAGGACGACGACGTCGCCGAGCTCGAGACCGCGGTGGTGCAGCCCGACATCGACGACGCCGACGTGCAGAAGGCGCTCGACACCTTCGCCAACCCGGCCATGTCCGGCCCGGTGACCCTGGTCTTCGGCGACTCGCCGGTCGAGCTGCAGCCGAGCCAGTTCTCCGCGGCGCTGGCCATGAAGGCGGAGGACGGCCAGCTCGTGCCCGACCTCGACACCACGAAGCTCACCTCCCTGGTGGAGTCCGGCGTGAGCGAGGACGACAAGCCCGTCGACGCCACGGTCGCACTGGTGGACGGCAAGCCGAAGGTCGTGCCGGCGAAGCCGGGTGTCACCTTCGACCCGGACGACGTGAGCAAGGCCTTCCTCCAGCTGGTCACCAGCAAGGGAGACGACCGCAGCATGAAGGTCAAGGCAACGGTCGCCGAGCCCGACTTCACCACCGCCGACGCCCAGGCCCTCAAGATCGACGAGCGGGTCTCGACGTTCACGACCTACTACCCGTACGCCGAGTACCGCAACGTCAACATCGGCCGCGCCGCCGAGCTCATCGACGGCACGGTGCTCAAGCCGGGTGACACGTTCTCGCTCAACGACATCGTCGGCGAGCGGACCCGCGAGAACGGCTTCACCACCGGCTTCATCATCAGCAACGGCCTCTTCAAGGAGGACCTCGGCGGCGGCGTCTCGCAGATGGCGACCACCACGTTCAACGCCATGTACTTCGCCGGCCTCAAGGACATCGAGCACAAGCCGCACTCGGTCTACATCGACCGCTATCCCGAGGGTCGCGAGGCGACCGTGGCCTGGGGCTCGGTCGACCTGCGGTTCCAGAACGACACCGACTACGGCGTCCTCGTCCACGCCACCGTGCAGCCCGGCAGCTCGTCCTCCCAGGGCGTCGTCACGGTCTCGATGTACTCCACGAAGACCTGGGACATCACCAGCAAGACCGGCGCGCGCTACAACTACCGGTCGCCGAAGACGCAGACCCAGAACACCGCCGACTGCGTGCCCAACACCGGGTACGACGGCTTCGACGTCGACGTCACCCGCTACTTCCACAAGCCGGGCAGCGACGCGGTCGAGAAGTCGGAGAGGTTCCACACCAGCTACATCGCCTCCGACACGGTGATCTGCAAGCCCCCGAAGGCCGACGACTGA